Part of the Sodalinema gerasimenkoae IPPAS B-353 genome is shown below.
CGTAAGTTACGAATGGTACGAATGGCCCCAATCAACAACTCAAAGCCGGATTCCAACTCTTCATCAATCCAGGCCTCATCCACCGGAGGATAGGCCTGAGTGGCCAAACACACCTCGTCCCCGGATTGCGTCAACACCTGCCAAACTTCTTCCGTAATATGAGGCAGAAAGGGGTGCAACAGTTTCAGAATCCCATCAAGGACAAACGCCAGAGTCTGCTGGGCCACCCGTTTTGAGTTGGCATCATCCCCCTGTAAGCGGGGTTTCACCAGTTCAATATACCAGTCGCAGAAATCGCCCCAGATAAACTCATAGAGTCCCTTGGCTGCTTCCCCTAACCCATAGTGATTGACATAGTCACAGGTTTTCTGAACCGTTTGCCCAAAGCGGGAGAGAATCCACCGGTCTGCCAATTCTAACCCCTCAGGATTGGGGCTTCCCAACTGGTGCGGCGTTTGCTCATCCAGATACAGCATCACAAAACGCGACGCATTCCAGAGTTTGTTGGTAAAGTTGCGGGAGGCTTCGACGGAGACGGATTCATCTTTCTGGCGATCGTACTCTAACCGGATATCCTGGCCCGCCCCAGCCACTTCTCGGATGAGGGTATAACGCAGGGCATCGGTTCCATACTTATTAATCAACAACAGCGGGTCAATGCCATTACCCTTTGACTTGGACATCTTCTGATTGTTCTCATCCCGGAGTAACCCGTGAACATAGACATCCTGAAAGGGCATCTTACCGGTCAAATAGCCCGACATCATCGTCATCCGGGCCACCCAGAAAAAGATAATGTCAAATCCCGTCACCAGGGTACTGGTGGGGAAATAGGTCTCTAAATCATCAGTCTTATGAGGCCAGCCCATTGTCGAGAAGGGCCATAGCCCCGAGGAAAACCAGGTATCTAGCACGTCAGGGTCACGAACCAGGTCGGCCCCATCTCCGAAGCGTTCCTGGGCTTGCTGGGTCGCTTCTGCCTCGCTTTTGGCAATAATAAAGGGGGTCTCGTCGGTGATTTCGCCGTCGGTTTCACTCACCACATACCAGGCGGGAATTTGATGACCCCACCAGAGTTGACGGGAGATACACCAATCCTGGAGATTCACCAACCAATCCCGATAGACCTTACGCCAGCGTTCCGGGACAAACTTGGGCGAGTTATCATCATCGAGACAGGACAGGGCAAAATCCGCTAGGGGACGGATTTTGATATACCACTGGGTCGAGAGGAGAGGTTCAACGGGAACTTTACCCCGTTCGCTGTAGGGGACACTGTGGCTGTAGTCTTCGACTTTGACCAAGAATCCCGCATCATCTAGGCGTTGTACGACGTTCTTGCGGGCCACAAACCGGTCTTGGCCCTGAAACTCCCCAGCATTTTCATTCAGTGACCCATCCTTGTTCATGATATTGATTTGGGGCAGGTTGTGCCGTTGCCCCATGGCGAAGTCGTTGGGGTCATGGGCGGGGGTCACTTTGACGCAGCCAGTCCCAAATTCGCGGTCGACCAAATCATCAGCAATGATGGGGATTTCCCGGTTCATCAGCGGCAGGGTCAGGGTTTTGCCGACGAGGGACTGATAGCGATCGTCTTTGGGATTGACGGCAACGGCCGTGTCTCCCAACATGGTTTCAGGGCGAGTGGTGGCCACTTCCATAAAGCCAGACCCATCACTGAGGGGATAGCGGAAATGCCAGAGATGACCATTCACCTCTTTTTGGTCCACTTCTAAGTCGGACACCGCTGATTGACTTTCAGGACACCAGTTGACGAGGTAGTTGCCTCGGTAAATCAAGCCATCCTTATAGAGGCGGATAAAGGCTTCTAAGACCGCTTCTGAGAGTCCCTCGTCGAGGGTGAAGCGTTCCCGAGTCCAATCGACAGAAACCCCCATCCGACGCAGTTGGTTGGTGATTTTACTGCCGGATTCCCTTTTCCAAGTCCAGGCCCGTTCCAGGAATTTTTCTCGTCCCAGGTCATCGCGGTGTTGGCCTTCGGCTTTGAGTTGGCGGTCTAGAATACTCTGAACGGCGATACTGGCGTGGTCCGTTCCCGGTAACCAGAGGGTATTGCGACCTTGCATCCGCTGATAGCGAACGAGGGTATCGATGAAGGCACTTTCAAAGGCGTGACCCATGTGCAGACTCCCGGTTACGTTGGGAGGGGGAATGACGATGCAGTAAGGGTCGCCGGGGGCGTTGGGGTCGGCTTTAAATACCTGATGGTCTTCCCAGTACTCTTGCCATTTGGCTTCGGTCTGTTGGGGGTCGTATTGGGCGGGAAGATTAACGGTCATTGTGGGCTGCGTGGATGGATAACGACGATCGCTGATTCTATCAATTATACGGGTAGGAGTGAGAGGTACGGTTGCTAGCTTGCCTCTTGCCTCTTGCCTCTTGCCTCTTGCCTCTTGCCTTATTACTGGTATAGAATGGTCAACGGCATCTCTTGGAGAGGTGGCAGAGTGGTCGATTGCGTCCGACTTGAAATCGGATGAAGTGAAAGCTTCCGGGAGTTCGAATCTCCCCCTCTCCGTTTACCAACTAAATCCCCGGCCGTTATTGCTTCTGTAGCTTTTGCCGGATGAGGTCAGCGACTTCCTGATTTCCTTGCAGAATGGGTGGGAGGCTTCTGGCCTCCTTCTGTTTTTTAGGTTGGCGACGGCCGAGGAGAAGATAGGTGGTCATGTTCCCTTTCCCCTTAATGTCCATTTTGCCTCGTTGGGTTAGGATAAAGCGATGTTTTAGAAGCTGATAGGTTTGTTGGGAGACTTGAATTTTGCCCGCTAAGCCATGGGATTCCATGCGGCTGGCGGTGTTGACAGTATCTCCCCACAGGTCATAGACAAATTTTTTCAGGCCAATCACCCCCGCCACCACGGGGCCGCTGTGAATGCCAATGCGGATATCGAGGCGACTCCCGGCCTGGCGGTTTAATTCAGTAATGACTTGCTGCATATCTAGGGCCATGTCGGCGATCGCCTCGGCATGGTCTAATCGGGTAATGGGCAAACCGCCGGCCGCCATGTACGCATCACCGATAGTTTTGATTTTTTCTAATTCATAGCGTTCGGTCAGTTGATCGAAGGCCGAGAAGACGTAATTGAGAAGCTTGACCAGTTCTGTGGCTGAAATCTCGGAAGACAGATTGGTAAAGCCCACAATATCCGCAAACAGAATAGTCACCGATTCATAATGGTCGGCAATGGTAGTTGGGGTATCTTTAAGCTGATTCGCAATACTAGAGGGTAAAATATTTAACAGGAGCCGTTCTGTCTTTCGTTGTTCCATTTTTAGGGCTTCTTCCGCAAGTTTGCGTTGAAAAAATTGCCCAATTTGGTTGCTGGCCGTCGTCATCATTTGCAGCAATTCTTCATCTCTTGGCAGAGACTGCTTGCAGAATAAAACCAGAATCCCCAAGCTATCTTTACCAATAGTTAAGGGGCAGAACAACCCCGTTTTAAGTCCGAGTTGTTCAGCATCTGGTTGGCGTGGGCTGCTGCTATTTTGCAACTGAGACTGCCAAATAGACTGCTGTTTAGACCAACTCTCTCGAACCCACGTACAGGTATAGCGAAAGCTAACATCAATCCATGGCTCGCTCTCAAGGGTCGGACGAATCCAAAGATCGATGCAGCGGAGTTCAGGGGAGACTTGGGAATCGGCTAAAGCGGGTCCTGAGGTGGGCTGCCAGAATTCACAAATATCCCAGGCGAGTCCTTCACCTAAGCCTTGTAACAGTTTGGGCAAAGCATCGACAAACCCCTGAGATTGGGATAGAACCTGAGTGACGGTATTATGAGCAATTAAACGTCGTTGTGCGAGATGACTTTTCGTGACATCTCGACCAATATAAATCAAATTTTGCTCCGGCTCTGTATCAAAGAGTTCATGATTACTCACGTTGTTGAATAAAACAGAGCAAGTAAAGGAAACAATTGCCTGCTTATCATCTTTCCCTTCTAAAATCAGCTCAAATTGTCGAATAATCTCCCCAGTCTCTTCAAGTAAAAACTTCTGATTATCGACAATATCAATAGTTTTGTCAGCTACTACATCAGAAAACGAAACCCCCAGAATTTCTGATTCATCATATCCCAATAAATCCAGAGCAACTTGATTGGTTCTGAGAATGGTACCCGCCAGATCCGTTACAAACAGAGAGTCGGGCATTGAGCGCAAAATTTGCTCAATCTGAGCTTCTGATGCGGAGAGTTTATCAACCGTTAGAAGTAACTCATTTGAGCCTTGGACTAGGCGTTGTTCTAACCCCATACGCTCGGTGACATTTTCTAACAACAAAACTAATCCCTGGGGGTTGTCGGGACGCTCATCATAAATGATATATAAATCCCAATAGCTTAGAGTCCCCCCCGTCTGAGTGGAACGGCTGATCGCCCTTACCTCAAAATAAGGCTCGATCCCGTTGCGAATCTCATCCATGACGGATTCGAAGCCAAACAATTCCGGTAAAATCTCAAAAATATCTTGGCCGACCACCGAGTCAGCCCCCATGCCAATAATCTCCTGTACATTGGACGAGGTATCCAATACCCGCGATCGCCCATCAATGGCGATATATTCTAAATGGGGTAAACAGGACAACTGGAGAAGGGGGCGACTCATGGCAACCGATTGGGATTTGATAGGGTGGTGTGGGACTAAAGCTCCTCAACCTGGACTAACTCCCCAAGTCAGACTTAAGATAGTTTGCCACAAACTTACCGTAGCCTTCCCGCACGGCGATCGGCAAGCTTTGAAACCCATTGCGGCTTGCTTGTTCAGGCCTCGGAGGACAACAGGCCCGAAAATCGTCCGTAAGCTCAGATTCTGTGGTTTCATAATCAAAGGTAATCTCCTCCCCCGCTGCAATCTCCCGTAACGCCACAAAATCAAACGCCCCCCAGGCGTTATCCTGAACTCCAGTGGTCGGCGTATCGGAGTGATTAATACGAATTGCAGGTTCGTCCATTTCAACATGAACATCCCAATCCACTTGAATCGAGTAAATCGTTCGCTGTGGATACACACCAACGCGACGCCCGACGACAACAGTCTCCCCTTTCTCAAACGGACGCAGGGCAAATACTCCCTTTCCCTTCTCCCCGGCGGCGCGGACTTCTACGCCAATCTCTGTTCCTACACTCTCTGTTCCTACACGCATAGTCATGATGATGTTGTGACGGTTAGTCAGAGCGAAACGATGTTCGCCTTGACGATCTTCAGCCACTAGGGTGACATCGAACTGTTCTAATTGTCCACTCTGTTTAAGATTCTCATTCTTATTTGAACGTGACCCCTGTCTTTAACGCCTTAGGAACCCTTAAAAAAAGACTCTGGATGCAGGGTTCTCAACGTTTTTCGGCAAAATTCAGCCGTCTCACTCCAGGTAACTCCTCAAACCGATTACTGCATATTCTGGCGTTAGCGGCCATGATCATGGCCCTAAATGTGATCAGCTACACCCTCGCAAGTTCTCTGTTTGTCAGTAATATCGGGGCGGCGGGGTTGCCCCTGTCCTATATCCTAGTGGGCTTAGCCTCAAGTCCCATCTATGGGTGGTTTTCCCAGATTGTCGATCGCATTCCCCATCGCTCTCTCTTCCGCTACTGGGCCCTTCTGACGGGGAGTGTGATGTTAGGGTTACGGGCCCTGCTGTTCTGGGACATCCCCCCCATCTACTATGCCCTCTATGTCGGGGTCTATTTTCTCTGGACTTTGCAACTCGACATTTTACTGCCGACCCTCATTTCTGACTACTTTACCTCCCGAGAGTATAAACGGATCGCCCCCTATATTACCGTTTGCCAAGCCATTGGCGGCTTCATCGGCGGCATGATTGTGGGAGTTCTGGCCAATCTTCTCTCCACGGCTGACATTCTGCTGTTAGTTCCCACCCTCTACCTGGTGGTGTTTGCCCTCGTGTGGAACCTACAACGGCAAGAACAGCCGGTTCCTCCCGAAGAGAGCGATCGCCATGCCGATTCCCCCCCCAGTAACCTCCCGGAACTCCTGCGTCAATATCCCATTTTCAAATGGTTAGCGGGGTCAACCTTCCTCTGGATTGTCCTCTATGGCATTGCCGAATATCTCTATTTTGATGCCTACGCCCAACATTTCGCAGACCATCCCCAACGCCTCACGGCCTTTCTGGGCAGCTTTAGTGCCATCAATAGCATTTTACAAGTACTGGTGTTATTACTCATCACCCGGCGACTCCTCATCGGACGAGTGGGAGTCGATGGAACCAACCCCATTTATCCCATCACCACCGCTCTCTCCTTTTTAGGACTCAGCTTCGGCTTTGGCGTGGGTTGGGCCTTCCCGGCGGCCCTATTTGCCCATTTCAACTCCTCCACCATTGACACCGCCGTCAATCAACCGGTGTACACCCTCATGTATAACCCAATCCCCAACCGGGATATGGCCAAAGTCCGGGCCTTAACTGATGGTCTCTGTTATGCCCTCGGCCTGGCTACCACTGGGGGCCTTCTCTGGTTCGCCCAATCCTATCTTGACCCCATGGCCATTGCCCTGTTCGGAACTGGGTTAAGCCTGCTGTTTGTCTTGATTCGTCGCCAACTCAGCCGAGATTACTTTCAGTCGATGGTGACGCGGTTATTTTCCAACACCGGGGAAATGGATTTGGAGATGTTGGAAGAACTGTTTTCCCAGGTTCCCGATACGCAAATTCCCCGTCTAAAAACCCTCTTGCGGGAAGGACAACCCCAGGAACAGGAGAAAGCCTTACGCCTGGCAGCGGGATTACGGGTTCCCAGTCAGGTGTTGGAGGAGATTAAACCCCTGGTGTTCGAGAGAGAATTACCCCAGCGACGGGCCTTGTTTCGCTTTTTCGCCAAGACTCCCCAGGATAAATACCTGTCCCGCTTTCTTTGGCAGATGCTAGAGTCTCCTGAGGTGGGGGTTAAATTATTGGCCTTTGAGTCTTTGGTGGCCCGGGGTGAGTCCTTTTCCGACAGTCAGTTAACCAGCCTCTTAGAGAGTCCAACCGCCACAATTCAAGGCTTGGCCTGTGTTTTAGCTCAGCAATCGACCAGCTTAGCCCCCCAGGTTCGAGAACGCTGTCGCCAATTTTGGGACTCTCCCCTAGATGATGAAACCAAAACCGTGGTCATTCGGGGAATCCGCAACTTGGGGGATGTGACGATGATTCCCCAGTTACGCAGTTTGTTAGAAGGCGCATCGGTGGATGTGCAAATTGAGGGGTTGAAGGGGTTGGCTCAATTGCAGCCGGAACGAGATTTGGCGTTGGCGGAGTTGGCCACGGGGTTTTTAGACCATCCTAATCCAGTCGTGCGGGGGGCGGCGGTGGATTTGTTGGGGGCGGTTCAACTTGAGGAGTTCTGGCCCGATATTGCCCGAGGGTTGGAGGACCGGGATATTACGGTGCGAGGGCAGGCGATTAAGGCGTTGGCCCGCTATGAGGATTATAATCTCGATCGCCTGGCCGAGATGTATTTAAATCATCCCCGAATTGAGGTGACTGAGTCGGCGGTGGCCGTGTTGGCAACAGTGAAGACGAGTCGAGCCTTTCAGTTTTTGGAGAGTTATCTCCAGGCCGATTATCGACGCGCGGCCTTGATTCGGGATTGGTGGCAACGAATGCCTCAAGAGTCTCCCCAATGGGAACCCCTGGTTGGGGTATTTCGCGATCGCACCCAGCGGGTGGTGAACCAAGTGTTTCATGTGCTGTCTTGTCTGGGCAATCGTCGCACCTTGGCAGAAGTGCGGCAGTTGTTGCAACGGGGGGAGAAGCGCGATCGCGACAATGCCCTCGAAACCCTGGAAACCTTACCCCATCGCCGCTATGTCTTCCCGATTGTGCCATTGATCGAAGACCCTGATGGGCCGATATCTTCGTCACAATTCTCCGCAAAGGCGGACTCACTGGCCCTGTTACAGGAGATGTTTGATACGGAAGATCATTGGATTCGGGCCGGGGCCTTGCGAGTTTGGGTGAGTTATCAGCAAGAGTTGCCCTCGGGGTTGTTGCGCGATCGAGATCGGGTAGTGAAGGCGTTAATCACGGAAATTAACAAAAGCCAAGGAGCGGCTCACTTCTCCTTTGACCGCATTTTATTTCTCAAAACCTTGGTGTTATTTCAGGAGTTATCCCTCGATGATCTCTGGTCATTAGATCGTGGGTTTCAGAAACGCACCTACTCAGCCGGTGAGACGATTTGCGAGGAAGGGGAGTTAGGGAAACAACTCTCAATTGTCTATCAAGGTCATTTACAGGCCAATTCCAGTTTCTCCGAAGAGCCAATTGTTTTAACACCAGGAACCTATTTTGGAGACTTTGGTTTATTCGGAGAAACCCCCTATTCTGCCACCATTACCGCTGAGACAGATGCCTTGTTATTGTGTTTAAGCAAGGATAGTTTTGATGTCTTAGTAGATGTGATTCCTAAGTTGAACACCTGTCTGGCGATCGCCGCCCGCTATAGTAGTCTCTAGAGAAACTGCCGTAAAGTCAAACTCTTGCGGTGAGCGAGCGATAGCCGAGCTGTGGCCTCCCTCTCGCCGCGTCATAGAAGCTAGGTTTTTGAGTCCCCACCACAAAGCGAAAAACCCCGGTTCATCGAGTAGCGAGTATAATCAAAATATAACCGACAAGCTGGATTAACAACCGATGTCTAATTACCAAGAAATTCTACATCAAGCTAAAACTCTCATCCTAGATGAGAAAAAACTTTTGTTAAAAGACCTAACTACCCTAGTTTCCCAAGACAATCCCCCTGAAGACATCCAAAACACTCCCGCCCCCCCCCGACTCAACTTAGTCCGATGGCGTGGTTTTCTACCCAAGCGCGTCGATGCTCGTAAATTTCAATCAAAAATTCGACAGGAATGGGATGCAGACTAAATACCTTCTCGACACAAATATATTGATTTACTATTTCAATAATCAGCCCGAAGTTTAAGATGTATTCGAGGAAATTGACACCCGAAAATCAGAAGGATTTTACTGTCCAATTACTTGGGTTGAATTACTTTGTTACCCTAAATTAAGCGAGGAACAAGCCAATGAAATGCGAGAATTTTTAAGGCTAATTAACTGCATATCATTGACCGAAGCTGTTTTAGATACTGCGGCAACCGTCAAAAAAAATCATCGCTTAAAACTGGCTGATGCTATCATTGCCGCTTGTGCTTTAGTCGCCGGATGTATTTTAGTAACTCGTAATATCGATGATTTTTGCTATATATAATCAGTGTGGTAGCTGCTAAGGAACTAAGGTTCTGCAACCAACCTGAGGTGGTGACGAAACTAGGTGTTTAAAAAATCCGATAGGTTAGCATCTAGATCGCCCCTTCATAAATCGCTCGATTTCTCGCCAACGACTCATTTAAATCCACCACCGGCTGAGGATAACTCCCCCCCGGATTCACCCCATACTGTCGTAACTCCCCCGCCTTAAGACGATAAATATCATGGATACGATGGGGCGGAACCCCCGCCAACTCCGGTAACCAATGTTTCACATACTCCCCCTGAGAATCGTAATCCTTTGACTGTTTGGGGATATTAAAATAGCGGAAGCCTCGGGCATCATTCCCTACACCCGCCGTATAATTCCAATTGCCCCAATTACTACAAACATCATAATCAATCAACAACGACTCAAACCATTCTGCCCCCATCCGCCAATCAATTCCTAAATTCTTCGTCAAGAAACTAGCTACATTTTGCCGGCCGCGATTGGACATAAACCCTGTCGCCGCCAGTTCCCGCATATTGGCATCCACCAATGGATATCCTGTCCGCCCTTCACACCAACAATTAAATCGGGGCCAATCCTGTTTCCAAGCAATGTTTAATCCCTGCAAGCCAGAGGAATAAAATAGGCGATCGCCCCCCTTAGCCGCCACAAAGCGAAAATAATCCCGCCACAGCAACTCAAACACCAACCAATACGTCGAATCATTGGCCACCCGTTCCGCCTCATAACGCCGTACCTCCGCCACAATCTGACGAGGTGACAGACATCCCAAAGCCAACCAGGGAGAAAACTTAGAGGAATAATCCGCCCCCAACATCCCATTACGAGTTAACTTATAGCGTTGCAGACAATCCCGATTCCAGACATAGTCTTGCAACCGTTGCAACCCCGCCGACTCACCCCCCTGAAACCTCAGAACCCCCCGTTCATCTAGTAGTGGCGGTTCCACTCCCAACTCCTGCAACGTCGGAAGTTCCCCCACCGCCACGTCAGGAAGGGGTGAAATCTCCCTCAGAGGTGGAATTGGCGGCGTCACCTCAGCAGATGTCTCAACGGCCTTGCGGAAATGAGTAAACAAATCTGGGAGTTCGGCGATGGGAAATGGCAGTTGACTGGGGTGATACAGCGTCATTTCCCACACTTTCTCCAGGGGAACTCCCGCCAGTTGCGTCTCTACCGCCTCTTCTACCCGCCGTTCCTCCGTCGTCACCTCCTCCTCACAGATCACCCGATCAATCTTCAAGGCCCGAACCAACTGAGGAATCACCTCCTCAGGTTTTCCCTGACGAATCACGATATCACTGCCAAGCCGACGCAAGTTCTGCCGCAAATCCGCCACGGCTTCCCGCAAAAACTGACTCCGATAGGCCCCCGTCTTCGGGAAACCAAACGCCGTTTTACCAAATTCACGGGAATCAAAACAGTAGAAGGGAATAATCTGTCCCTCCGCTGCTAGGGCCCGCTGAAGATCCGGGCGATCGTGTAACCGTAGATTATGACGATGCCAAACTAAAACCCGTTCCATTCCCTCAATCCCGACTCCTAACCACTATTGATCCTCTCACATCAACCTCACCTCTTCACCCCTCTATCTCTGTGTCCTCAGGCAAGGGATTGTCCCTACATTAGTTCTCCCCTCCTGGGAGGGGTTAGGGGTGGGTTCTCCCCTCCTGGGAGGGGTTAGGGGTGGGTTCTCCCCTCCTGGGAGGGGTTAGGG
Proteins encoded:
- a CDS encoding type II toxin-antitoxin system VapC family toxin; amino-acid sequence: MDTRKSEGFYCPITWVELLCYPKLSEEQANEMREFLRLINCISLTEAVLDTAATVKKNHRLKLADAIIAACALVAGCILVTRNIDDFCYI
- a CDS encoding HEAT repeat domain-containing protein encodes the protein MTPVFNALGTLKKRLWMQGSQRFSAKFSRLTPGNSSNRLLHILALAAMIMALNVISYTLASSLFVSNIGAAGLPLSYILVGLASSPIYGWFSQIVDRIPHRSLFRYWALLTGSVMLGLRALLFWDIPPIYYALYVGVYFLWTLQLDILLPTLISDYFTSREYKRIAPYITVCQAIGGFIGGMIVGVLANLLSTADILLLVPTLYLVVFALVWNLQRQEQPVPPEESDRHADSPPSNLPELLRQYPIFKWLAGSTFLWIVLYGIAEYLYFDAYAQHFADHPQRLTAFLGSFSAINSILQVLVLLLITRRLLIGRVGVDGTNPIYPITTALSFLGLSFGFGVGWAFPAALFAHFNSSTIDTAVNQPVYTLMYNPIPNRDMAKVRALTDGLCYALGLATTGGLLWFAQSYLDPMAIALFGTGLSLLFVLIRRQLSRDYFQSMVTRLFSNTGEMDLEMLEELFSQVPDTQIPRLKTLLREGQPQEQEKALRLAAGLRVPSQVLEEIKPLVFERELPQRRALFRFFAKTPQDKYLSRFLWQMLESPEVGVKLLAFESLVARGESFSDSQLTSLLESPTATIQGLACVLAQQSTSLAPQVRERCRQFWDSPLDDETKTVVIRGIRNLGDVTMIPQLRSLLEGASVDVQIEGLKGLAQLQPERDLALAELATGFLDHPNPVVRGAAVDLLGAVQLEEFWPDIARGLEDRDITVRGQAIKALARYEDYNLDRLAEMYLNHPRIEVTESAVAVLATVKTSRAFQFLESYLQADYRRAALIRDWWQRMPQESPQWEPLVGVFRDRTQRVVNQVFHVLSCLGNRRTLAEVRQLLQRGEKRDRDNALETLETLPHRRYVFPIVPLIEDPDGPISSSQFSAKADSLALLQEMFDTEDHWIRAGALRVWVSYQQELPSGLLRDRDRVVKALITEINKSQGAAHFSFDRILFLKTLVLFQELSLDDLWSLDRGFQKRTYSAGETICEEGELGKQLSIVYQGHLQANSSFSEEPIVLTPGTYFGDFGLFGETPYSATITAETDALLLCLSKDSFDVLVDVIPKLNTCLAIAARYSSL
- a CDS encoding DASH family cryptochrome, producing the protein MERVLVWHRHNLRLHDRPDLQRALAAEGQIIPFYCFDSREFGKTAFGFPKTGAYRSQFLREAVADLRQNLRRLGSDIVIRQGKPEEVIPQLVRALKIDRVICEEEVTTEERRVEEAVETQLAGVPLEKVWEMTLYHPSQLPFPIAELPDLFTHFRKAVETSAEVTPPIPPLREISPLPDVAVGELPTLQELGVEPPLLDERGVLRFQGGESAGLQRLQDYVWNRDCLQRYKLTRNGMLGADYSSKFSPWLALGCLSPRQIVAEVRRYEAERVANDSTYWLVFELLWRDYFRFVAAKGGDRLFYSSGLQGLNIAWKQDWPRFNCWCEGRTGYPLVDANMRELAATGFMSNRGRQNVASFLTKNLGIDWRMGAEWFESLLIDYDVCSNWGNWNYTAGVGNDARGFRYFNIPKQSKDYDSQGEYVKHWLPELAGVPPHRIHDIYRLKAGELRQYGVNPGGSYPQPVVDLNESLARNRAIYEGAI
- a CDS encoding valine--tRNA ligase, whose translation is MTVNLPAQYDPQQTEAKWQEYWEDHQVFKADPNAPGDPYCIVIPPPNVTGSLHMGHAFESAFIDTLVRYQRMQGRNTLWLPGTDHASIAVQSILDRQLKAEGQHRDDLGREKFLERAWTWKRESGSKITNQLRRMGVSVDWTRERFTLDEGLSEAVLEAFIRLYKDGLIYRGNYLVNWCPESQSAVSDLEVDQKEVNGHLWHFRYPLSDGSGFMEVATTRPETMLGDTAVAVNPKDDRYQSLVGKTLTLPLMNREIPIIADDLVDREFGTGCVKVTPAHDPNDFAMGQRHNLPQINIMNKDGSLNENAGEFQGQDRFVARKNVVQRLDDAGFLVKVEDYSHSVPYSERGKVPVEPLLSTQWYIKIRPLADFALSCLDDDNSPKFVPERWRKVYRDWLVNLQDWCISRQLWWGHQIPAWYVVSETDGEITDETPFIIAKSEAEATQQAQERFGDGADLVRDPDVLDTWFSSGLWPFSTMGWPHKTDDLETYFPTSTLVTGFDIIFFWVARMTMMSGYLTGKMPFQDVYVHGLLRDENNQKMSKSKGNGIDPLLLINKYGTDALRYTLIREVAGAGQDIRLEYDRQKDESVSVEASRNFTNKLWNASRFVMLYLDEQTPHQLGSPNPEGLELADRWILSRFGQTVQKTCDYVNHYGLGEAAKGLYEFIWGDFCDWYIELVKPRLQGDDANSKRVAQQTLAFVLDGILKLLHPFLPHITEEVWQVLTQSGDEVCLATQAYPPVDEAWIDEELESGFELLIGAIRTIRNLRAELEIKPSMKIAVILQSQSDREREILQRGQAYIQNLAKVDSFTLTDILEEEPGQTIAGVVGTVQVLIPLAGVVDIAEIRAKIEKRLAKAEAEVASYRGRLSNANFVNKAPEAVVEGARTALAEAQTQVAMLQNRLSRL
- a CDS encoding SET domain-containing protein-lysine N-methyltransferase, which translates into the protein MTMRVGTESVGTEIGVEVRAAGEKGKGVFALRPFEKGETVVVGRRVGVYPQRTIYSIQVDWDVHVEMDEPAIRINHSDTPTTGVQDNAWGAFDFVALREIAAGEEITFDYETTESELTDDFRACCPPRPEQASRNGFQSLPIAVREGYGKFVANYLKSDLGS
- a CDS encoding adenylate/guanylate cyclase domain-containing protein; translated protein: MSRPLLQLSCLPHLEYIAIDGRSRVLDTSSNVQEIIGMGADSVVGQDIFEILPELFGFESVMDEIRNGIEPYFEVRAISRSTQTGGTLSYWDLYIIYDERPDNPQGLVLLLENVTERMGLEQRLVQGSNELLLTVDKLSASEAQIEQILRSMPDSLFVTDLAGTILRTNQVALDLLGYDESEILGVSFSDVVADKTIDIVDNQKFLLEETGEIIRQFELILEGKDDKQAIVSFTCSVLFNNVSNHELFDTEPEQNLIYIGRDVTKSHLAQRRLIAHNTVTQVLSQSQGFVDALPKLLQGLGEGLAWDICEFWQPTSGPALADSQVSPELRCIDLWIRPTLESEPWIDVSFRYTCTWVRESWSKQQSIWQSQLQNSSSPRQPDAEQLGLKTGLFCPLTIGKDSLGILVLFCKQSLPRDEELLQMMTTASNQIGQFFQRKLAEEALKMEQRKTERLLLNILPSSIANQLKDTPTTIADHYESVTILFADIVGFTNLSSEISATELVKLLNYVFSAFDQLTERYELEKIKTIGDAYMAAGGLPITRLDHAEAIADMALDMQQVITELNRQAGSRLDIRIGIHSGPVVAGVIGLKKFVYDLWGDTVNTASRMESHGLAGKIQVSQQTYQLLKHRFILTQRGKMDIKGKGNMTTYLLLGRRQPKKQKEARSLPPILQGNQEVADLIRQKLQKQ